A genome region from Euphorbia lathyris chromosome 4, ddEupLath1.1, whole genome shotgun sequence includes the following:
- the LOC136227796 gene encoding scopoletin glucosyltransferase-like, whose protein sequence is MGSLDQQLHIFFFPFMAHGHMIPTMEMAKLFTFRGVKTTIVTTTMNAHSISKPIQTMKNLGFEIDIRILRFPTAEVGLPEGCENFDFIVSNPGVDLHDKFFLATTMLQEQLEMLLFECHSDCLVADMFFPWATDAAAKFGIPRLVFHGVSFFALCAEECVRLYELDKNVSSDVEPFVIPNLPGEIRLTRKQLPEYSKQGQSKPELTKVLKAWKESELKSFGVIVNSFYELEPDYADFYTNELGRKAWHIGSVSLSNRAVEHKGKREKEAHECLKWLDSMKSDSVIYICFGTMTNFTTTQLKKIAVALEASEQPFIWVVRRENEIESDEEWLPRGFEERNEGKGLIIRGWAPQVLILEHKAVGGFVTHCGWNSTLEGISAGKRMVTWPVTSEQFYNEKLVTDVLKIGVSVGVKEWGKFHGDEIKSEDIENRIRRVMEGEEVVEMRSRARKLGKMAREAVENGGSSYSDLDALVDLIKRRK, encoded by the coding sequence atgggtAGTTTGGATCAACAActtcatatttttttcttcccttttatGGCTCATGGCCATATGATACCAACTATGGAGATGGCTAAGTTATTCACTTTTCGGGGCGTAAAGACAACCATCGTCACCACCACTATGAATGCACATTCCATCTCAAAACCAatccaaacaatgaagaatCTCGGTTTCGAAATTGATATTCGAATCCTAAGATTCCCTACAGCAGAAGTTGGATTGCCCGAAGGATGCGAAAACTTTGATTTCATTGTCTCAAATCCCGGAGTTGATTTGCACGATAAATTTTTCCTCGCGACAACTATGCTTCAAGAACAACTTGAGATGCTACTTTTTGAATGTCACTCGGATTGTTTAGTTGCTGACATGTTCTTCCCTTGGGCTACTGATGCAGCCGCGAAGTTCGGGATTCCGAGGCTTGTGTTTCATGGCGTTAGCTTCTTTGCGTTGTGTGCTGAGGAATGCGTAAGACTCTATGAGTTGGACAAGAATGTTTCATCAGATGTCGAACCTTTTGTTATTCCTAATCTCCCGGGGGAGATTAGGCTTACAAGAAAGCAACTCCCGGAGTATTCGAAGCAAGGTCAGTCTAAACCGGAGCTTACTAAAGTGTTGAAAGCATGGAAAGAATCTGAATTGAAGAGTTTCGGGGTTATAGTGAATAGCTTTTACGAGCTTGAACCGGACTATGCAGACTTTTACACGAACGAATTGGGGAGAAAAGCGTGGCATATAGGCTCGGTTTCGTTGTCCAACAGGGCGGTTGAACataaaggaaaaagagaaaaagaagcaCACGAATGTTTAAAATGGCTTGATTCCATGAAATCTGATTCGGTTATCTACATATGCTTCGGAACCATGACAAATTTCACTACAACACAACTGAAGAAAATTGCGGTAGCTCTTGAAGCTTCGGAACAGCCGTTCATTTGGGTGGTAAGGCGAGAAAATGAGATCGAAAGCGACGAAGAATGGTTGCCTCGAGGATTTGAGGAGCGAAATGAAGGCAAAGGACTAATAATAAGAGGATGGGCGCCGCAAGTTTTGATACTAGAACACAAGGCGGTTGGGGGATTTGTGACTCATTGCGGATGGAATTCGACGCTTGAAGGTATATCTGCGGGGAAACGAATGGTGACATGGCCCGTTACGTCTGAACAATTTTATAATGAGAAATTGGTGACTGATGTTTTGAAGATTGGAGTTAGTGTTGGAGTGAAAGAATGGGGTAAATTTCATGGAGATGAGATTAAAAGTGAAGATATAGAGAACAGAATTAGAAGAGTTATGGAAGGTGAAGAAGTTGTCGAAATGAGAAGTAGAGCAAGGAAGTTAGGGAAGATGGCAAGAGAAGCTGTTGAAAATGGTGGATCTTCATATTCTGATTTGGATGCGTTGGTTGACCTAATTAAGCGTAGAAAATGA
- the LOC136227220 gene encoding scopoletin glucosyltransferase-like has product MGSLGQQLHFFFFPFMAHGHMIPTMEMAKLFASRGVKTTIVTTTVNACSISKSIQTSKHLGFEIDIRILRFPIAEVGLPEGCENFDFIVSNPEVDLHDKFFLAATMLQDQLEMLLFECHPDCLVADMFFPWATDAAAKFGIPRLVFHGFSFFALCAEECVRLYELDKNVSSDVEPFVIPNLPGEIRLIRKQLPEYSRQEQSKPELTEVLKAWKESELKSFGVIVNSFYELEPDYADFYTNELGRKAWHIGPVSLSNRTIEHKGKREKEAHECLKWLDSMKSDSVIYICFGTMTNFTTTQLKEIAVALEASGQPFIWVVRREKEIESDEEWLPRGFEERNEGKGLIIRGWAPQVLILEHKAVGGFVTHCGWNSTLEGISAGKRMVTWPVTSE; this is encoded by the coding sequence ATGGGTAGTTTGGGTCAacaacttcatttttttttcttcccttttatGGCTCATGGCCATATGATACCAACTATGGAGATGGCTAAGTTATTTGCTTCTCGGGGCGTAAAGACAACCATTGTAACCACCACTGTGAATGCATGTTCCATCTCAAAATCAATCCAAACAAGCAAGCATCTCGGTTTCGAAATTGATATTCGAATCCTAAGATTCCCTATAGCGGAAGTTGGATTGCCCGAAGGATGCGAGAACTTTGATTTCATTGTCTCAAATCCCGAAGTTGATTTGCACGATAAATTTTTCCTGGCGGCAACTATGCTTCAAGACCAACTTGAGATGCTACTTTTTGAATGTCACCCAGATTGTTTAGTTGCTGACATGTTCTTCCCTTGGGCTACTGATGCAGCTGCGAAGTTCGGGATTCCGAGGCTTGTGTTTCATGGCTTTAGCTTCTTTGCGTTGTGTGCTGAGGAATGCGTACGGCTCTATGAGTTGGACAAGAATGTTTCATCAGATGTCGAACCTTTTGTTATTCCTAATCTCCCGGGGGAGATTAGGCTTATAAGAAAGCAACTCCCGGAGTATTCGAGGCAAGAGCAGTCTAAACCCGAGCTTACTGAAGTGTTGAAAGCATGGAAAGAATCTGAATTGAAGAGTTTCGGGGTTATAGTGAATAGCTTTTACGAGCTTGAACCGGACTACGCGGACTTTTACACGAACGAATTGGGGAGAAAAGCGTGGCATATAGGCCCGGTTTCGTTGTCCAACAGGACGATTGAACataaaggaaaaagagaaaaagaagcaCACGAATGTTTAAAATGGCTTGATTCCATGAAATCTGATTCGGTTATCTACATATGCTTCGGAACCATGACAAATTTCACTACAACACAACTGAAGGAAATTGCGGTAGCTCTTGAAGCTTCGGGACAACCGTTCATTTGGGTGGTAAGGCGAGAAAAGGAGATCGAAAGCGACGAAGAATGGTTGCCTCGAGGATTTGAGGAGCGAAATGAAGGCAAAGGACTAATAATAAGAGGATGGGCGCCGCAAGTTTTGATACTAGAACACAAGGCGGTTGGGGGATTTGTGACTCATTGCGGATGGAATTCGACGCTTGAAGGTATATCCGCGGGGAAACGAATGGTGACATGGCCCGTTACGTCTGAATAA